The following proteins come from a genomic window of Streptomyces sp. NBC_01716:
- the pdxH gene encoding pyridoxamine 5'-phosphate oxidase, which produces MREQYRAAAFLETDLATEPMDQFASWFKEAVAGGLHEPNAMVVSTATPDGRPSSRTVLLKAYDRRGFVFFTNYGSRKGREIDANRYVGVLFPWHALGRQVVVTGTASRVGRAETAAYFRTRPHGSQLGAWASEQSSPVGSRAELLERYEDLAARYPAGEPVPVPPYWGGIRVVPETVEFWQGHENRLHDRLRYVAAEGGWRVERLCP; this is translated from the coding sequence ATGCGCGAGCAGTACCGGGCGGCGGCCTTCCTGGAGACCGACCTCGCCACCGAGCCGATGGACCAGTTCGCGAGCTGGTTCAAGGAGGCGGTGGCCGGCGGTCTGCACGAGCCCAACGCGATGGTCGTCTCCACCGCGACCCCCGACGGCCGCCCGTCGTCCCGGACCGTGCTGCTCAAGGCCTACGACCGCCGCGGCTTCGTCTTCTTCACCAACTACGGGTCCCGCAAGGGCCGGGAGATCGACGCGAACCGGTACGTCGGCGTCCTCTTCCCCTGGCACGCGCTGGGCCGCCAGGTCGTCGTGACCGGTACGGCGTCCCGTGTCGGCCGCGCGGAGACGGCGGCGTACTTCCGCACCCGCCCGCACGGCTCCCAGCTCGGTGCCTGGGCGAGCGAACAGTCCTCGCCGGTGGGCTCGCGCGCGGAGCTGCTGGAGCGGTACGAGGACCTGGCCGCCCGCTATCCGGCCGGTGAGCCGGTCCCGGTGCCGCCGTACTGGGGCGGGATACGGGTCGTCCCGGAGACGGTCGAGTTCTGGCAGGGCCACGAGAACCGGCTGCACGACCGGCTGCGGTACGTGGCGGCGGAAGGCGGCTGGCGGGTGGAGAGGCTCTGCCCGTAG
- a CDS encoding metal-dependent transcriptional regulator, whose protein sequence is MSGLIDTTEMYLRTILELEEEGVVPMRARIAERLDQSGPTVSQTVARMERDGLVQVAGDRHLELTEEGRRLATRVMRKHRLAECLLVDVIGLEWEQVHAEACRWEHVMSEAVERRVVELLRHPTESPYGNPIPGLEELGEHAGADPFLDEGMVSLAELDPGAEGKTVVVRRIGEPIQTDAQLMYTLRRAGVQPGSVVSVTESPVGGVLVGSSGEAAELDSEVASHVFVAKR, encoded by the coding sequence ATGTCCGGACTGATCGACACGACGGAGATGTATCTCCGCACCATCCTCGAACTGGAAGAGGAAGGTGTGGTCCCCATGCGCGCCCGGATCGCGGAGCGGCTGGATCAGAGCGGGCCGACGGTCAGCCAGACCGTGGCGCGTATGGAGCGGGACGGGCTGGTGCAGGTCGCGGGCGACCGGCATCTGGAGCTGACGGAGGAGGGGCGCCGGCTGGCGACGCGCGTGATGCGCAAGCACCGCCTCGCCGAGTGTCTGCTCGTTGACGTGATCGGCCTGGAGTGGGAGCAGGTGCACGCGGAGGCCTGCCGCTGGGAGCACGTGATGAGCGAGGCGGTCGAGCGCCGGGTCGTGGAGCTGCTGCGGCACCCGACGGAGTCGCCGTACGGGAACCCGATCCCGGGCCTGGAGGAGCTGGGCGAGCACGCCGGGGCCGACCCCTTCCTCGACGAGGGCATGGTGAGCCTGGCCGAGCTGGACCCGGGCGCCGAGGGCAAGACGGTCGTGGTGCGGCGGATCGGCGAGCCGATCCAGACGGACGCACAGCTGATGTACACGCTGCGACGGGCGGGCGTGCAGCCCGGCTCCGTGGTGAGCGTGACCGAGTCGCCGGTCGGCGGGGTGCTCGTGGGCAGCAGCGGAGAGGCGGCGGAGCTGGACTCCGAGGTCGCCTCGCACGTCTTCGTCGCCAAGCGCTGA
- a CDS encoding PPOX class F420-dependent oxidoreductase encodes MTVILSAAARKLLDGRNPAVLSTVNPDGSPQSSVVWVGIDGDDLVISSQAGRRKVTNLAGEPRVSLSVFDPADSQIYVEVRGTATVTEDAGRRTAVALAEKYEGPGAGQEYLDLPPEAVRVTIRITPQRLTGSAAV; translated from the coding sequence ATGACTGTGATACTCAGCGCCGCCGCCCGGAAGCTCCTCGACGGCCGTAACCCCGCCGTCCTTTCCACCGTCAACCCGGACGGCAGCCCCCAGTCCTCCGTGGTCTGGGTCGGTATCGACGGGGACGATCTGGTCATCTCCTCGCAGGCCGGGCGGCGCAAGGTGACGAACCTGGCCGGTGAACCCCGGGTCAGCCTCAGCGTGTTCGACCCGGCCGACTCGCAGATCTACGTCGAGGTACGCGGCACGGCCACCGTCACCGAGGACGCCGGCAGGCGGACGGCCGTCGCGCTCGCCGAGAAGTACGAGGGGCCCGGCGCCGGGCAGGAGTATCTGGACCTCCCGCCCGAGGCCGTACGCGTCACGATCCGGATCACCCCGCAACGGCTCACCGGCAGCGCGGCGGTCTGA
- a CDS encoding PAS domain-containing protein, with protein sequence MSASRSGTTRPPGSDGPESGEADAAGAAEVTGPDGGPGADLLAALLDGMDAALCAFDADGVITHWNREAERILGWSADEAVGRRGFAGWAVRSADADEVHGRLMSAMGVPGRLVHEFALLRKDGSRVLVRTQSAGVRGADGKPAGVYCAFSEVHAQIDLERSIALSEALFDDALWGVVLVDVDLRPTVVNGHAARALGSGRTALLGRPLGETVVQGVEELEGALHHVLAEGAPRALAELWVTLRTQDGSERRRCWRSGFVRLASPLAEEPVPLGVGWLFQDVTEARLAAQEADKLRFRTSQLHRAGRAAGECEDPMEAARVCLDFALVGFADHALIDLVLGGPAPVAPYGGDVPPTRLVRVAATPAGSAGPCLPVAAGGIPVRYRDGHPALQAVSRNGSVRASAPTGASTTPTWSVSRQWPPDSVHALCTVLRSRGRTLGVVTFLRGTTRPSFERQDAIYAEDVTARMAASLDLLTLLDGEPGPEA encoded by the coding sequence ATGAGTGCTTCCCGGAGCGGGACCACTCGCCCGCCCGGCTCCGACGGACCGGAATCCGGCGAGGCCGACGCGGCGGGCGCGGCCGAGGTGACGGGCCCGGACGGCGGGCCCGGTGCGGATCTGCTGGCCGCGCTGCTGGACGGGATGGACGCGGCGCTCTGCGCGTTCGACGCCGACGGCGTGATCACCCACTGGAACCGCGAGGCCGAGCGGATACTCGGCTGGTCCGCCGACGAGGCCGTCGGCAGGCGCGGATTCGCCGGCTGGGCCGTGCGCAGTGCCGACGCCGACGAGGTGCACGGGCGTCTCATGTCGGCGATGGGCGTGCCGGGACGGCTGGTGCACGAGTTCGCGCTGCTGCGCAAGGACGGCAGCAGGGTGCTCGTACGGACACAGTCCGCGGGCGTACGCGGGGCGGACGGCAAACCTGCCGGGGTGTACTGCGCGTTCAGCGAGGTCCACGCGCAGATCGATCTGGAGCGGTCCATCGCGCTCAGCGAGGCGCTGTTCGACGACGCGCTGTGGGGCGTGGTCCTGGTCGACGTGGATCTGCGCCCGACCGTCGTGAACGGGCACGCCGCGCGTGCGCTCGGCTCGGGCCGTACGGCGCTGCTCGGGCGGCCCCTGGGCGAGACCGTCGTACAGGGCGTCGAGGAGTTGGAGGGAGCGCTCCACCACGTACTGGCGGAGGGCGCGCCGCGTGCGCTCGCGGAGCTGTGGGTGACGCTGCGCACGCAGGACGGGAGCGAGCGGCGCCGGTGCTGGCGCAGCGGCTTCGTACGGCTGGCGTCCCCGCTCGCGGAGGAGCCGGTGCCGCTGGGTGTGGGCTGGCTGTTCCAGGACGTCACGGAGGCGCGGCTGGCGGCGCAGGAGGCGGACAAGCTGCGCTTCCGCACGAGCCAGCTGCACCGCGCGGGGCGGGCCGCGGGCGAGTGCGAGGACCCGATGGAGGCGGCGCGGGTCTGCCTGGACTTCGCGCTCGTGGGCTTCGCGGACCACGCGCTGATCGATCTGGTCCTGGGCGGGCCGGCCCCGGTCGCGCCCTACGGCGGCGACGTGCCGCCGACCCGGCTGGTACGGGTGGCGGCGACGCCGGCCGGCTCGGCCGGACCCTGCCTGCCGGTCGCGGCCGGCGGCATCCCGGTGCGGTACCGGGACGGTCACCCGGCCCTCCAGGCGGTGTCCCGCAACGGCTCGGTACGCGCGAGCGCCCCCACGGGCGCGTCGACGACCCCGACCTGGTCGGTCTCGCGCCAGTGGCCCCCCGACTCGGTGCACGCGCTCTGCACGGTGCTGCGCAGCCGGGGCAGGACGCTGGGCGTGGTCACGTTCCTCCGCGGCACGACCCGCCCCTCGTTCGAACGCCAGGACGCGATCTACGCGGAGGACGTCACGGCCCGTATGGCGGCCTCCCTGGACCTGCTGACCCTGCTCGACGGCGAGCCCGGCCCGGAGGCTTGA
- a CDS encoding citrate synthase 2: MSDFVPGLEGVIAFETEIAEPDKEGGALRYRGVDIEDLVGRVSYGNVWGLLVDGAFNPGLPPAEPFPIPVHSGDIRVDVQSALAMLAPVWGLKPLLDTDERTARDDLARAAVMALSYVAQSARGQGVPMVPQREIDKAESVVERFMIRWRGEPDPRHVKAVDAYWTSAAEHGMNASTFTARVIASTGADVAAALSGAVGAMSGPLHGGAPSRVLGMIEEIERTGDATAWVKKALDKGERLMGFGHRVYRAEDPRARVLRRTAKELDAPRFEVAEALEKAALEELHARRPDRVLATNVEFWAAIMLDFAEVPANMFTSMFTCARTAGWSAHILEQKRTGRLVRPSARYVGPGPRDPREIGG, translated from the coding sequence ATGTCCGATTTCGTACCCGGACTCGAAGGAGTCATCGCTTTCGAGACGGAGATCGCCGAACCGGACAAGGAGGGCGGTGCCCTCCGTTACCGGGGCGTCGACATCGAGGATCTGGTCGGCCGCGTTTCCTACGGGAACGTGTGGGGCCTGCTCGTCGACGGCGCCTTCAACCCCGGGCTGCCGCCCGCCGAGCCCTTCCCCATCCCCGTCCACTCCGGCGACATCCGCGTCGACGTGCAGTCGGCGCTCGCGATGCTCGCCCCCGTCTGGGGCCTCAAACCGCTCCTGGACACCGACGAGCGTACGGCCCGCGACGATCTGGCGCGGGCCGCGGTCATGGCCCTGTCGTACGTGGCGCAGTCGGCGCGCGGGCAGGGCGTGCCGATGGTGCCGCAGAGGGAGATCGACAAGGCGGAGTCCGTCGTCGAGCGCTTCATGATCCGCTGGCGCGGGGAGCCCGACCCCCGGCATGTGAAGGCGGTCGACGCGTACTGGACGTCGGCGGCCGAGCACGGCATGAACGCGTCGACGTTCACGGCCCGCGTCATCGCCTCCACCGGCGCGGACGTCGCCGCGGCCCTCTCGGGGGCCGTCGGCGCCATGTCCGGGCCGCTGCACGGCGGCGCCCCTTCGCGCGTCCTCGGCATGATCGAGGAGATCGAGCGGACTGGCGACGCGACGGCCTGGGTGAAGAAGGCGCTCGACAAGGGCGAGCGGCTGATGGGCTTCGGCCACCGGGTGTACCGGGCGGAGGACCCGCGCGCCCGCGTGCTGCGGCGTACGGCGAAGGAGCTGGACGCACCGCGCTTCGAGGTCGCCGAGGCGCTGGAGAAGGCGGCGCTGGAGGAGCTGCACGCGCGCCGTCCTGACCGGGTGCTGGCGACGAACGTGGAGTTCTGGGCGGCGATCATGCTGGACTTCGCGGAGGTGCCCGCGAACATGTTCACGTCGATGTTCACGTGCGCGCGTACGGCGGGCTGGTCGGCGCACATCCTGGAGCAGAAGCGGACGGGGCGGCTGGTGCGGCCTTCGGCGCGGTACGTGGGTCCGGGGCCGCGCGACCCGCGCGAGATCGGGGGCTGA
- a CDS encoding SIS domain-containing protein, translated as MSESTLAGQFFGAAIGLLERVRDEEAANIEAAGKAIADTVTSGGRVFAFGAGHSSLAAQDVVYRAGGLAVMNLLNVPGVMGVDVMPATLGSALELVDGLASAVLDSSPARSGDVLVIISLSGRNALPVEMALNARARGLKVIGVTSVAYATETKSRHASGTYLKDHCDIVLDSKIAVGDAELSAEGIEAPFAPASTVVTSALMQAMVATAAGGLVDRGVEPPLLRSGNVDGGHEWNGRVMTEYGDRIFYRH; from the coding sequence ATGAGCGAGAGCACGCTGGCCGGTCAGTTCTTCGGCGCCGCGATCGGTCTGCTGGAGCGCGTACGCGACGAGGAGGCCGCGAACATCGAAGCGGCCGGAAAAGCGATCGCCGACACCGTGACCTCCGGCGGCCGTGTCTTCGCCTTCGGCGCCGGGCACTCCTCGCTCGCCGCGCAGGACGTCGTCTACCGGGCCGGCGGTCTCGCCGTCATGAACCTCCTCAACGTGCCGGGCGTGATGGGCGTCGACGTGATGCCCGCGACGCTCGGCTCGGCGCTGGAGCTGGTCGACGGCCTGGCGAGCGCCGTGCTGGACTCCAGCCCGGCGAGGTCCGGCGATGTCCTGGTGATCATCTCGCTGTCGGGACGCAACGCGCTCCCGGTGGAGATGGCGCTGAACGCGCGGGCGCGGGGTCTGAAGGTGATCGGGGTGACATCGGTGGCGTACGCGACGGAGACGAAGTCCCGTCACGCGTCCGGGACTTACCTCAAGGACCACTGCGACATCGTGCTCGACAGCAAGATCGCCGTGGGCGACGCGGAGCTGTCGGCGGAGGGGATCGAGGCACCGTTCGCACCGGCGTCGACGGTGGTGACGAGCGCGCTGATGCAGGCGATGGTGGCGACGGCGGCGGGCGGCCTGGTCGACCGCGGCGTGGAACCCCCGCTGCTGCGCTCGGGAAACGTGGACGGCGGCCACGAGTGGAACGGCCGCGTGATGACGGAGTACGGGGACCGGATCTTCTACCGGCACTAA
- a CDS encoding alpha/beta fold hydrolase codes for MVQRIDVSGFDGLRLAAWEFTDQPEERAETGATPGVLLLHGLMGRASHWAATARWLSGRHRVVALDQRGHGLSAKPPDASYTREAYVSDAEAVIEQLGLAPVTLVGHAMGALTAWQLAAKRPDLVGALVISDMRASALGAASQRLWDDWFRAWPLPFKTLADVRKWFGEDDPWLEGPNPGRGEFFAEVMTERADGWWPVFSRRQMLTSRATWVYDAHWEELAQVRCPTLVVRGLDGELGRAEAQEMVRVLPRGEYAEVDDAGHLVHYDKPEAWRAAIEPFLDGALTP; via the coding sequence ATGGTGCAGCGCATCGATGTGAGCGGATTCGACGGGCTGCGGCTCGCAGCCTGGGAGTTCACCGACCAGCCCGAGGAGCGGGCCGAGACCGGGGCCACCCCGGGTGTGCTGCTGCTCCACGGCCTGATGGGCCGCGCCTCGCACTGGGCGGCCACCGCGCGCTGGCTGTCCGGGCGCCATCGGGTCGTCGCGCTCGACCAGCGGGGCCACGGCCTCAGCGCGAAGCCCCCCGACGCGTCGTACACCCGCGAGGCGTACGTGTCGGACGCCGAGGCGGTGATCGAACAGCTCGGCCTCGCGCCCGTCACCCTTGTCGGCCACGCCATGGGCGCGCTGACCGCGTGGCAACTCGCCGCGAAGCGGCCCGACCTGGTCGGGGCGCTGGTCATCAGTGACATGCGGGCGTCCGCGCTGGGGGCGGCTTCGCAGCGCCTGTGGGACGACTGGTTCCGCGCCTGGCCCCTCCCGTTCAAGACGCTCGCCGACGTACGGAAGTGGTTCGGCGAGGACGACCCCTGGCTGGAGGGGCCGAATCCGGGCCGCGGCGAGTTCTTCGCGGAGGTGATGACCGAGCGCGCCGACGGCTGGTGGCCGGTCTTCTCCCGCCGTCAGATGCTCACCTCACGCGCTACGTGGGTCTACGACGCGCACTGGGAGGAGCTGGCGCAGGTCCGCTGCCCCACGCTGGTCGTGCGGGGCCTGGACGGCGAGTTGGGCCGCGCGGAGGCGCAGGAGATGGTGCGGGTCCTGCCGCGAGGGGAGTACGCGGAGGTGGACGACGCCGGGCATCTCGTGCACTACGACAAGCCGGAGGCCTGGCGCGCGGCGATAGAGCCGTTCCTGGACGGTGCGTTGACGCCGTAG